CGGTCAGAGCGCCTCGGCGCCCGCAATGATTTCGATCAGTTCCGTGGTGATCGCAGCCTGACGCGAGCGGTTGTACTGCGTCGTCAGTCGGTCGATCATGTCGCCCGCGTTGCGCGTGGCGTTGTCCATGGCACTCATCCGTGCGCCCTGTTCGGACGCCGCGTTTTCCAGAAGCGCCGCGAAGATCTGCGTCGCGACCGAGCGCGGCAGCAGGTCGGCCAGAAGCTCCTCCTCGCCCGGCTCGTAGTCGTAGAGCGCGTTGGCGGCGGTGGCATCCTCGGGCACTTCGGCGGGAATGACCTGACGGGCGGTCGGGATCTGGCTGATCACCGATTCGAAGCGGTTGTAGAACAGCGTCGCCACGTCGAAATCGCCCTTGTCGAAGCGCGACAGGACCTCGTCCGTGATCGCACGGGCGGTGTCATAGCCCATGCGCTTGACCTCGGACAGGTCGACATGATGGACGAACAGCTTGCTGTAGTCGCGCTTCAGCTGCTCGCGGCCCTTCTTGCCGACGGTCAGGATCGCGACCTCCTTGCCCTCGCCGCGCAGCCGTTCGGCATGCAGGCGGGCCAGCTTGACGATCGAGCTGTTGAAGCCCCCCGCCAGGCCGCGCTCGGCCGTCATCACCACCAGAAGGTGGCGCTTGTCCTCGCCCGTGCCCGCCAGCAGGCGCGGCGCGCCCGACTGGCCCACCGCATTCGCGGTCAGGCCGGACATGACGGCCGCCATGCGGTCGGCATAGGGGCGCGCGGCCTCCGCCGCCTCCTGCGCACGGCGCAGCTTGGCGGCGGCGACCATCTGCATCGCCTTGGTGATCTTCCGCGTGTTCTTGACGCTTCCGATCCGGTTCTTGAGATCCTTCAGACTGGGCATCTAGATCCCCCTCAGGCGCGGGTGCGGTTGTATTCGTCCAGCGCCGCCTTGATCGCAGAATCCAGCTCGCCCGAGACCTTGCGGTCGTTGCGCGTCATGTCGTCCAGCAGGTCGGTCTTCTGGCCGCGCAGGAAGTGGATCAGACCGTCTTCCCACGCCACGATCTCGCGCACGGGGACGCTGTCGATGTAGCCCTTGGTGCCGGCATAGATCACGATGACGATCTCGGCATTGGTCAGGGGGCGGTACTGGGGCTGCTTCATCAGCTCGGTCAGGCGCGCGCCGCGGTTCAGCAGGCGCTGCGTGGCCGCGTCCAGGTCGGAGCCGAACTGCGCGAAGGCCGCCATCTCGCGGTACTGCGCCAGTTCCAGCTTGACGGGACCTGCGACGGATTTCATCGCCTTGGTCTGGGCTGCCGATCCCACCCGCGACACCGACAGACCGGTGTTCACGGCCGGGCGGACGCCTTGGAAGAACAGTTCCGTTTCCAGGAAGATCTGGCCGTCGGTGATCGAGATCACGTTCGTCGGGATATAGGCCGACACGTCGCCCGCCTGCGTCTCGATGATCGGCAGCGCCGTCAGCGAGCCCGAGCCGTTGGCCTCGTTCAGCTTGGCCGAACGCTCCAGCAGGCGCGAGTGCAGATAGAAGACGTCGCCCGGATAGGCTTCGCGTCCGGGCGGGCGGCGCAGCAGCAGCGACATCTGGCGATAGGCCACGGCCTGCTTGGACAGATCGTCATAGATGATCAGAGCGTCCATGCCGTTGTCGCGGAAATATTCGCCGATCGCGGTGCCCGAATAGGGCGCCAGGAACTGCATCGGGGCCGGGTCCGAGGCGGTGGCCGCGACGACGGTCGTGTAGGCCATGGCGCCGGTCTCTTCCAGCTTCTTGACCAGCTGGGCCACGGTCGAGCGCTTCTGGCCCACGGCGACATAGATGCAATGCAGCGTCTTCATGCCGTCGGCTTCGCGGCCATTGTAGCTCATCTGGTTCAGGATCGTGTCCAGAGCGATGGCGGTCTTGCCGGTCTGGCGGTCGCCGATGATCAGCTCGCGCTGGCCGCGGCCGACCGGGATCATGGCGTCGACGGCCTTCAGGCCGGTCGCCATCGGCTCGTGCACCGACTTGCGCGGCATGATGCCGGGGGCCTTCATGTCGGCGATGCGACGCTCGGTCGACTCGATCGGACCCTTGCCGTCGATGGGATTGCCCAGACCGTCCACGACGCGGCCCAGCAGGGCCTTGCCCACCGGGACGTCCACGATCGTGCGCGTGCGCTTGACGGTGTCGCCTTCCTTGATGGTGCGGTCGTCGCCGAAGATCACGATGCCGACGTTGTCGGTCTCGAGGTTCAGCACCATGCCGCGGATCCCGCCCGGGAACTCGACCATCTCGCCGGCCTGGACATTGTCCAGACCATAGACGCGCGCGATGCCGTCACCGACGGACAGGACCTGACCAACTTCGGCAACTTCGGCGTCCTGGCCGAAGTTCTTGATCTGCTCCTTGAGGATCGCCGAAATTTCGGCAGCCTGGATTCCCATTATCCGACCTCTTTCATGACATTCTGGAGGGAGCTGAGCTTCGAGCGGACCGAACTGTCGATCATCTTCGAGCCCAGCTTGACAATCATCCCGCCGATGAGGGTTTCATCGACGCGCGTGTTCAGCTTGACCGTCTTGCCGGATTTCTCGGCCAGGGTCTGTTTCAGGCGATCCGCCTGCGCATCCGTCAGCGCGATGGCGCTGGTGACATCCGCGGTGATCTCGCCGCGCTCGGTGGCGATCAGCTCGGCCAGGCGCGAGGTCAGCTGCGGCAGCACGAACAGGCGGCGGTTCTTCGCCATCAGCTGCAGCGTGTTGGCCAGCACCGGCGACAGGCCCATCTTGCCGGCCAGCGCGCCGATGGCACGGGCCTGATCGTCGCGCGAATAGATCGGGCTGGCGATCAGGTCGCGCAGCTCGGCGCTGTCGGTCAACGCGGCATCCAGATCGGCGGTCTGCGTGGCCAGGGCATCAAGACTGCCCTCTTCCTTCGCGATCTCGAAGATGGCCTGCGCATAGCGTCCGGCGATGCTGTGGGACATGGAAACAGAGTTGGCCACGGTCATCCTTTACGGTTTGCGCAAACCCCGCTGGCGGGCCGGGCTGCTGCCTGGTCTGTCGCGGGGTGCGGGTCGCGGTCGCGCGGCTTATGGAGGGTCGCGCGCAAATCTGGGGCGTCTCTAGCAGGTGATTTCACCCCCGGCAACCGTCAAGGACAGGTTAAGACACGCCTTTGCGACCAAAGACGGCAAGCTGAGGAAATCAGGCCACGGGCAGCGCTAACGGCGCTCTCGGCCCCCGGGTTCCCCCCGTGCGGCGCACCGCAGTGCCCCGCCCCCGCTCACGGCGTTTCCGGCGGCCTGTCGGGGCTTTGCACGACTCGCCCCGCGGGGGCCACCGGGGCGCCGCGCGGGCGGGGCCGGGCCACGCCGTCCAGGATCTCGCGCGGGCTGGGGACATGGATGCGCACGCCGGGACCGACGGGCGCGCGGGTCTGCTTGGTCAGCTCGACCAAGATGACGCCGGCGATCAGCACCCGGCTGATGCGGGCGCCGCTGCGTTCCCAGAACTGGGCGCTGCGCAGCCAGAATCGCCGGTCCGAGGGCGGGATATAGACCGCGCTGCCGTGCCAGTCGGGCTGGAACCCCGCGCGCCGCAGCTGCGCCTCGATCTGGCCCGTGGTGTAGGCGCGGCCGAAGCCGAAGGGCGTGCGGTCGCTGGCCGCCCACAGCCCGGCGCGGTTGGGCACCATCACCATCATCCGCCCCCCCGGCCCCAGGCAGCGCCAGGCCTCGGCCAGCAATTCGCGCGGATGCTCGCTGGTCTCCAGCCCGTGCAGCATGACCAGCCGGTCCAGGCTGCCCGTCTCGACCGGCCAGGCGGTCTCGTCGCACAGCACCGACCGGTTGGGCTGCCCCGCGGGCCAGCCCATCACCCCCTGCGGCCCCGGCATCAGCGCCGTCACCCGCCGCGCGGGCGCCAGATAGGGCCGCAACATCGGCGCGGCAAAGCCGAAGCCCGCCACCGTCATGCCCGACACGCTGCCCGGCGCCCACCGCCCCGTCAGCCGGTCGCGCAGGATGCGCTGGACCACACGCCCAAGCGCGCGCTGATAGTAGAAGCGCCGCAGCTGGTCGATGTCATGGTGCATTGCGCATGGGTCCCGGGTTTGACAGGCTCAGGTGACCACAAGGAGAAGGATTTGCCAATGCCGCTGGATCTGGTCACGCTGCGCTGTCTTAAGGACAACTACGCCTATCTGCTGCATGGCGGGGGCGGCACCGTGCTGATCGATGCGCCCGAGGCCATGCCGATCCTGACCGAGCTGGAGGCGCGGGGCTGGGGCCTCGACGCGATCCTCCTGACCCATCACCATGACGACCACATCCAGGCGGTGGCCGAGATCGTCGCGGCCACCGGGGCCCGGGTGATCGGCGCCGATGCCGATGCGGGCCGCCTGCCGCCGCTGGACCTGCGCGTCCGCCCCGGCGAGCCGCTGGAGATCCTGGGCGAGCAGGTCGGCATCCTCGACGTGTCGGGCCACACGGTCGGGCACATCGCCTTCCATTTCCCGCAGAGCGCCATGGCCTTCACCGCAGACAGCCTGATGGCTTTGGGCTGCGGGCGGCTGTTCGAGGGCGATCCGGCGATGATGTGGGACAGCCTGTCGCGGCTGGACGCCCTGCCCGGCGAGACGCTGATCTGTTCGGGCCACGACTATTGCGCGGCCAACGGCGCCTTCGCCCTGTCGGTCGATCCCGACAATGCCGCCCTGCAGGAGCGGCTGGCCGCGATCGCCGAGGCCCGCAGCCCCTGCGCCCCCGCCACGCTGGAGATCGAGCGCGCGACCAACCCCTTCCTGCGCGTCGCGGCGCTGCGCGGATCCCTGGGGATGGAGGGCGCGGACGATGCCCAGGTCTTTACAAGGCTGCGCGCCATGAAGGACGATTTCTGATCATGCCCAGGATGTCGCAGCCGCGTCCGACGTGGGCCACCCGCTTGAAATGCGGGCGGTGCGACATCACATCTGCCTCAACCGTGGGAAAAACGTGGCACCTGTGGGAGAAACCACTTGATGCCGGGTGAAATCCACCAATTCTTAAAACCATCGTGACAGTCTGGGCAGGTGGGCCGCGAACGGGCCCATACCGCCAGCCGACTGACAGGAGACGACCGTGCCAAGTTTCTCGACCTCCCTGGAACAGGCCATTCACCAAGCGCTCGCGCTGGCGAACGAACATCGACATGAGCTTGCGACGCTGGAACACCTGCTGCTGGCCCTGACCGAGGAACCGGAAGCGGTCAAGGTCATGCGGGCCTGCAACGTGGATCTGGAAGAGCTGCGCAAGACGCTTGTCGATTTCATCGAGGATGACCTGTCCACCCTGATCACCGATGTCGAAGGGTCCGAGGCCGTGCCCACGGCCGCCTTCCAGCGCGTCATCCAGCGCGCCGCCATCCACGTCCAAAGCTCGGGCCGCCAGGAGGTGACCGGTGCGAACGTGCTGGTGGCCATCTTCGCGGAACGCGAATCGAACGCGGCCTTCTTCCTGCAGGAACTGGACATGACCCGTTACGACGCGGTCAACTTCATCGCGCATGGCGTGGCCAAGAACCCCTCCTTTAACGAGCCCCGCAAGGTCGTCGGATCCGAGGAGCCGGTGGAGCAAAAGCAGCCCGAGGCCGCGCAGGAATCCAAGGACGAAAGCGCGCTTGGCAAGTATTGCGTCGACCTGAACGTGAAGTCCCGCAAGGGCGACGTGGACCCGCTGATCGGACGCGAGCCCGAGGTGGAGCGTGCCATTCAGGTCCTGTGCCGCCGCCGCAAGAACAACCCGCTGCTGGTGGGCGATCCCGGCGTGGGCAAGACCGCCATTGCCGAGGGACTAGCGCTGAAGATCACCCGGGGCGAGACCCCCGAGGTGCTGGCCGGCGCCACGATCTTCTCGCTGGACATGGGCTCGCTCTTGGCCGGCACCCGCTATCGCGGCGATTTCGAGGAGCGGCTGAAGGCCGTCGTCAAGGAACTCGAGGCGCATCCCGACGCGATCCTCTTCATCGACGAGATCCATACGGTGATCGGCGCGGGCGCGACTTCGGGCGGGGCGATGGACGCCTCGAACCTGCTCAAGCCCGCCCTGGCCGCGGGTAAGCTGCGCTGCATGGGTTCGACCACCTACAAGGAATACCGCCAGCATTTCGAGAAGGACCGCGCGCTGGCCCGCCGGTTCCAGAAGATCGACGTGAACGAGCCCTCGGTGCCCGATACCGTCAAGATCCTGATGGGGCTGAAGCCGCATTTCGAGAAGCACCACGACCTGCGCTATACCAATGACGCGATCAAGTCGGCGGTCGAGCTGGCTAGCCGCTACATCAACGACCGCAAGCTGCCCGACAGCGCCATCGACGTGATCGACGAGGCGGGCGCGGCACAGCATCTTGTGACCGAAAGCAAGCGGCGCAAGACGATCAGCCCGAAGGAGATCGAGGCCGTCGTGGCCAAGATCGCCCGCATCCCGCCCAAGAACGTCAGCAAGAACGATGCCGAGGTTCTGCGCGATCTGGATGCCGGGCTGAAGCGCGTGGTCTTCGGCCAGGACAATGCCATCGAGGCCCTGTCCAGCGCGATCAAGCTGGCCCGTGCCGGGTTGCGCGAGCCCGAGAAGCCCATCGGCAACTACCTGTTCGCCGGACCCACGGGCGTCGGCAAGACCGAGGTGGCCAAGCAGCTGGCCGCCAGCCTGGGGGTCCAATTGATCCGCTTCGACATGTCGGAATACATGGAGAAGCATGCCGTCAGCCGCCTGATCGGCGCGCCTCCGGGCTATGTCGGCTTCGATCAGGGCGGGCTTCTGACCGACGGCATCGACCAGCATCCGCACAGCGTGCTGCTGCTGGACGAGATCGAGAAGGCGCATCCCGACGTCTTCAACATCCTGCTGCAGATCATGGATGCGGGACGGCTGACCGACCACAACGGCCGGACGGTGGATTTCCGCAACGTGATCGTCATCATGACCTCGAATGCGGGGGCGGCGGATGCGGCCAAGTCGGCCATCGGCTTCGGCCGCGACCGGCGCGAGGGCGAGGACACGGCCGCGATCGAGCGGACCTTCACGCCCGAGTTCCGCAACCGTCTGGACGCGATCATCAGCTTCGCGCCGCTCTCGCGCGACGTGGTGGTGCATGTGGTCGAGAAGTTCGTGCTGCAGCTGGAGGCTCAGCTGATGGACCGCAACGTCCATATCGAACTGACCCCCGAGGCCGCCAACTGGCTGGCCGAGAAGGGCTATGACGACCGCATGGGCGCCCGTCCCCTGGGCCGAGTGATCCAGGAGAGCATCAAGAAGCCCCTGGCCGAGGAGCTGCTGTTCGGGCGCCTCACCAAGGGCGGCGTGGTGCGGGTCAAGATCGAGGACGACAAGCCCGCCTTCGACATCACCGGCCCCGACGCCCCGCGCATCGGCAAGTCCAAGACCCCGCTTCTGACCGCCGACTGAGACGGTTGGTCCGATCGAAGGAAGGCCCCGCCGGATCGGCGGGGCCTTCGTCGTTGAGTGAG
Above is a window of Paracoccus liaowanqingii DNA encoding:
- the atpA gene encoding F0F1 ATP synthase subunit alpha: MGIQAAEISAILKEQIKNFGQDAEVAEVGQVLSVGDGIARVYGLDNVQAGEMVEFPGGIRGMVLNLETDNVGIVIFGDDRTIKEGDTVKRTRTIVDVPVGKALLGRVVDGLGNPIDGKGPIESTERRIADMKAPGIMPRKSVHEPMATGLKAVDAMIPVGRGQRELIIGDRQTGKTAIALDTILNQMSYNGREADGMKTLHCIYVAVGQKRSTVAQLVKKLEETGAMAYTTVVAATASDPAPMQFLAPYSGTAIGEYFRDNGMDALIIYDDLSKQAVAYRQMSLLLRRPPGREAYPGDVFYLHSRLLERSAKLNEANGSGSLTALPIIETQAGDVSAYIPTNVISITDGQIFLETELFFQGVRPAVNTGLSVSRVGSAAQTKAMKSVAGPVKLELAQYREMAAFAQFGSDLDAATQRLLNRGARLTELMKQPQYRPLTNAEIVIVIYAGTKGYIDSVPVREIVAWEDGLIHFLRGQKTDLLDDMTRNDRKVSGELDSAIKAALDEYNRTRA
- the clpA gene encoding ATP-dependent Clp protease ATP-binding subunit ClpA is translated as MPSFSTSLEQAIHQALALANEHRHELATLEHLLLALTEEPEAVKVMRACNVDLEELRKTLVDFIEDDLSTLITDVEGSEAVPTAAFQRVIQRAAIHVQSSGRQEVTGANVLVAIFAERESNAAFFLQELDMTRYDAVNFIAHGVAKNPSFNEPRKVVGSEEPVEQKQPEAAQESKDESALGKYCVDLNVKSRKGDVDPLIGREPEVERAIQVLCRRRKNNPLLVGDPGVGKTAIAEGLALKITRGETPEVLAGATIFSLDMGSLLAGTRYRGDFEERLKAVVKELEAHPDAILFIDEIHTVIGAGATSGGAMDASNLLKPALAAGKLRCMGSTTYKEYRQHFEKDRALARRFQKIDVNEPSVPDTVKILMGLKPHFEKHHDLRYTNDAIKSAVELASRYINDRKLPDSAIDVIDEAGAAQHLVTESKRRKTISPKEIEAVVAKIARIPPKNVSKNDAEVLRDLDAGLKRVVFGQDNAIEALSSAIKLARAGLREPEKPIGNYLFAGPTGVGKTEVAKQLAASLGVQLIRFDMSEYMEKHAVSRLIGAPPGYVGFDQGGLLTDGIDQHPHSVLLLDEIEKAHPDVFNILLQIMDAGRLTDHNGRTVDFRNVIVIMTSNAGAADAAKSAIGFGRDRREGEDTAAIERTFTPEFRNRLDAIISFAPLSRDVVVHVVEKFVLQLEAQLMDRNVHIELTPEAANWLAEKGYDDRMGARPLGRVIQESIKKPLAEELLFGRLTKGGVVRVKIEDDKPAFDITGPDAPRIGKSKTPLLTAD
- a CDS encoding F0F1 ATP synthase subunit delta; translated protein: MTVANSVSMSHSIAGRYAQAIFEIAKEEGSLDALATQTADLDAALTDSAELRDLIASPIYSRDDQARAIGALAGKMGLSPVLANTLQLMAKNRRLFVLPQLTSRLAELIATERGEITADVTSAIALTDAQADRLKQTLAEKSGKTVKLNTRVDETLIGGMIVKLGSKMIDSSVRSKLSSLQNVMKEVG
- a CDS encoding class I SAM-dependent methyltransferase is translated as MHHDIDQLRRFYYQRALGRVVQRILRDRLTGRWAPGSVSGMTVAGFGFAAPMLRPYLAPARRVTALMPGPQGVMGWPAGQPNRSVLCDETAWPVETGSLDRLVMLHGLETSEHPRELLAEAWRCLGPGGRMMVMVPNRAGLWAASDRTPFGFGRAYTTGQIEAQLRRAGFQPDWHGSAVYIPPSDRRFWLRSAQFWERSGARISRVLIAGVILVELTKQTRAPVGPGVRIHVPSPREILDGVARPRPRGAPVAPAGRVVQSPDRPPETP
- a CDS encoding F0F1 ATP synthase subunit gamma — encoded protein: MPSLKDLKNRIGSVKNTRKITKAMQMVAAAKLRRAQEAAEAARPYADRMAAVMSGLTANAVGQSGAPRLLAGTGEDKRHLLVVMTAERGLAGGFNSSIVKLARLHAERLRGEGKEVAILTVGKKGREQLKRDYSKLFVHHVDLSEVKRMGYDTARAITDEVLSRFDKGDFDVATLFYNRFESVISQIPTARQVIPAEVPEDATAANALYDYEPGEEELLADLLPRSVATQIFAALLENAASEQGARMSAMDNATRNAGDMIDRLTTQYNRSRQAAITTELIEIIAGAEAL
- the gloB gene encoding hydroxyacylglutathione hydrolase: MPLDLVTLRCLKDNYAYLLHGGGGTVLIDAPEAMPILTELEARGWGLDAILLTHHHDDHIQAVAEIVAATGARVIGADADAGRLPPLDLRVRPGEPLEILGEQVGILDVSGHTVGHIAFHFPQSAMAFTADSLMALGCGRLFEGDPAMMWDSLSRLDALPGETLICSGHDYCAANGAFALSVDPDNAALQERLAAIAEARSPCAPATLEIERATNPFLRVAALRGSLGMEGADDAQVFTRLRAMKDDF